The region CGCAGGCCCCGCTTGCCCGGATAGGCCTCAAGGTCGAAAAAGTCCTCAAGGGTTGAAGGCGGGTTTTCCGGATAGTTCGACGCGTCATAGGCAATGATGCTGGACCACACTGAAATAGGCACAGCGCATTCGAATAACGTACCGGGCAAAAAGTCCTTGAGCGCGGGCGTGCCGTCGGGTGCGGGCGGCAGGGCGCTGTGATCGACTGGCTCGGTCAGCCCCTCGTCACACAAACGCACCGCTTCGGCGGTTTCCACATCCACCGCGTCCCACACCACATTGCCGCTTTCCACCTGCGCCTTGATAGGCGCGATGTTGCCGTCATAGTCCTCGGACTGAATGGTGACGCCGGTCTTTTCCATAAATGACTTGTGATAGCCCTCCACCTGCGCCTTTGTGTATGCGCCGCCCCATGAGACCACGGTTAAAACCTGGTCGCCTGCGGAGGCTTGGGTTGCAGGGGCGTCGGGCGCAGATGCGTCTTCTACGGTCGCGGTGTCAGTGTCAGCGGGGCGTTCAGCCGCATCGTCAGTGCTGGTATCGCCGCACGCCGCAAGGCCAAGGGCAAGGGCGGCCGTCATCCCCAAAAAACGCACTTTGAAAGGCGGTTGCGGCAAAAGAAAAAGCGTCATGGTGGTCATCTCCCCAAAAAACGAAACCGCGAGGTGCGCTAAGCAGCGGCCCGCGACCCATCACTTTCAAACTCAACAAAATCCAGCGCGTGGCTGTCGCGCGCGGCCCAGCCAACCCGCACGGTGTCGCCGCGCGAAAGCTGGGTGGTGCCGGCCATGTTCGGCACCTTGACGATGAAGTCAGTGTTACCGGCCACATGCAGGCGCGCCCGCACATGATCGCCAAAATAAATCAGTTCACGGACGGTACCCTCAAACACATTATCAAAGGGTGCGGTGTCATCCGCACGCAGAATATGGACCCGCTCCGGGCGCACCGAGAGCAACACCCGGTCACCCGGGGCCGACACGGCAACCGCCGTTGCAGCAATCTCGCCCGCGCC is a window of Pyruvatibacter sp. DNA encoding:
- a CDS encoding ABC transporter substrate-binding protein; translation: MTLFLLPQPPFKVRFLGMTAALALGLAACGDTSTDDAAERPADTDTATVEDASAPDAPATQASAGDQVLTVVSWGGAYTKAQVEGYHKSFMEKTGVTIQSEDYDGNIAPIKAQVESGNVVWDAVDVETAEAVRLCDEGLTEPVDHSALPPAPDGTPALKDFLPGTLFECAVPISVWSSIIAYDASNYPENPPSTLEDFFDLEAYPGKRGLRKIPKINLELALMADGVAAEDVYQTLRTPEGLDRAFAKLDTIKGDVIWWEAGAQPPQLLADGEVVMTNAFNGRIFNAQITEGQPFEIIWDRQIWDLDLWVMPKGGKNTDLAMDFVSYATSTEGLVGQASWIAYGPARASSLPLLGAHAEYPDVDMASHMPTTPERFANALQNDYEFWADFNDELEQRFNAWLAQ